One Lycium barbarum isolate Lr01 chromosome 5, ASM1917538v2, whole genome shotgun sequence genomic window carries:
- the LOC132639162 gene encoding uncharacterized protein LOC132639162 has protein sequence MQQQLDKVMEEADGYMESLEKQENPWVNLFKQNRLASHGMPLKYIPPSIVDGEIVVELDKAEVEKENAKWRCALIAYVIGEVLGYKYMRRYIDRTWVDVTEPELFLHEKGYYVVKFQDIGDMKKVLCSGPHTINNKPIILKQWSAHLDFEAEFLTEIPLWVTFPNLPMSCWGSDSLSRVASAVGHLTFADECTTKQTRISFAYMLIEVNVTKPLPAMENVIDPNGIKFQQDVAFDWKPEYYGQCLKIGHECPPPCAPPPPNEQPNPAAQPE, from the coding sequence ATGCAGCAACAACTAGATAAAGTAATGGAGGAAGCCGATGGCTATATGGAAAGCCTAGAGAAGCAAGAGAATCCATGGGTGAACCTGTTCAAGCAAAATAGACTAGCGTCACACGGTATGCCTCTTAAATATATACCGCCTAGTATAGTGGATGGTGAAATTGTTGTGGAATTAGACAAAGCCGAAGTCGAAAAAGAAAATGCGAAATGGAGGTGTGCGTTGATTGCGTATGTGATAGGTGAAGTACTAGGGTACAAATACATGAGGAGATATATTGATAGAACGTGGGTAGATGTAACTGAACCAGAGCTATTTTTACATGAAAAAGGGTATTATGTTGTTAAGTTCCAAGATATAGGGGATATGAAAAAAGTACTATGCTCTGGCCCTCACACAATAAACAACAAACCCATTATTCTGAAGCAGTGGTCAGCACACCTAGATTTTGAAGCTGAGTTTCTTACTGAGATACCCCTTTGGGTCACCTTCCCCAACCTACCAATGAGTTGTTGGGGTAGTGATTCACTTAGTAGGGTTGCAAGTGCAGTAGGTCACCTAACTTTTGCAGATGAATGTACAACAAAACAGACCAGAATCTCGTTTGCATATATGCTGATAGAAGTTAATGTTACTAAACCATTGCCGGCCATGGAAAATGTAATAGACCCTAATGGTATAAAATTCCAACAAGATGTGGCATTTGATTGGAAGCCAGAGTACTATGGGCAATGTTTAAAAATAGGACATGAATGCCCTCCACCTTGTGCACCTCCGCCTCCCAATGAGCAACCTAACCCTGCTGCTCAACCTGAATAG